CCTCGCGCTACGCCCCGGTGGTCGCCTGGACCGGCACCGAGGTCCTGGCGGTCGGAGGCGAGACGGGCGACACGTGCCCGCCGAACGCAGACTGCCAGGTCGGCAACGAGTCGGCCACCGACGGGGCCGCCCTCGACCCGGCGACCGGTCGCTGGCGGAAGATCGCCGATGCTCCGGTGCAGGTGCCGTCGTACTCGTCCTCAGCGTTCGTCGCCGGCACGCTGTTCATCAAGGCGAACAGCGACCTGCTCTCCTACGAGGTCGCGATGGACCGCTGGACGACCCTCCGAAAGATCTCCAGCTGGTACGACCTGGAGGGCGACGGTGACCGGCTGGTGCTGGCCTCGGGCAGCGACGAGACCGAGACGCTGCCCGACCTGGCGTACGACGTGCCGCGTGAGCGCTGGTCCGAGCTCCCGGCGGACCCGCTCGGGCCGTCCTTCGGCCGGGGCGTCATCTCCACGCCGCAGGGCCTGCTGCTCACCGCCGCGGAGCTGGTCGAGAACCCGGGCTCCGGCGACCAGCCGGCGTACCTGCGGGCGGCGCTCCTGGACCGCCGGACGAACCGCTGGACCCGGGTGCCGGAGAGCCGACAGCTCGGCGGCGGGATCTGGTCCGTGATCGGCGACCGGGTGGTGAACGTGGCCCTGGACGCGACCAACGGCGGCGGCGGAGGCAAGGGCGACTACGGCCGGATGGTCCCGTTCGGCGGCGTCCTGGACGTTGCGACCCGAACCTGGTCGGACCTGCCGGACCCCCCGAAGTACCTCTCAGGCGGCTGGACCGTGGAGGCACCCGGCGCGCGGCTGGTCGCGGCCGAGGGTTGGATCTACAACGATGCCGACAGGACCTGGACCAGGATTCCGCGCCCGAAGGGGTCCGCCGAGAGGCCCGGACCTGCCGTGTGGGCAGGCGACCGGTTGGTCGTCGTCACGGGCACCAACGAGTCACGGACCAACGACGGGTCCCGCGACGGGACCGTCTGGTCCTGGACCCTGCCTGCTACGTGACGCGTCTGACAGGACTCACTGTCAGAACCTGTCCTAGACTGCCGACCATGACCGTGCAGTGGATCTCCGCCCCCAACACGACCGACGACGTCAGCTACCCGGCTGCTCCCTGGAACATGACCGGGCAGCTGTGGCTCTCGCTGTTCAAGGTGCGCGCCGGGGACCACCCGGACCGCGAGCCCGGCGTGTACGGCGTCGCCCTGGTCAAGTACGAGGACCCGAGCCCGCTCACGTACGGCGAGCTGCTGGTGGCCCGTCCGGTCAACAAGGCCGTGAACATCACCGACATCTGGGTCGACTCGGTCCCCTCGATGCACGGCGGCCGCGACCTGTGGGCGATCCCGAAGGACCTCTGCGACTTCAGCGTCACGAGCACCACCAACGGCCCGATCACCCGGACCCTGTGGACCACCGAGCTCGACGGCGTCCCGATCGCGACCGCGTCGTTCACCGACATCTCCCGCGCCGTGCCGCGGCTGCCGTTCAAGGGCAGCACTTGGCAGCAGAGGGAGTCGGGCGAGGAGGTCACCGCCGCTCTCGTCGGATCGTCCAAGGCAGCCCCGTGCCGGGCGCGCTGGGACTTCAACCCCGACGGTGCCCTGGGCTGGCTGGCCGGCAAGCGGACGATCGCGTCGTTCCGTCAAGCCGACTTCACGATGTCCTTCGGCTAGACCGACAACGAGCTGCGCGGCTGGGCCAGGGCCTGGATGATCGGGCACGGCACGTCGGGCTCGATGCACTGCGCCTCGAGCAAGCCCGCCAGTGCGCCGCGAACACGCGCCAGGTCGGCGATCCGTTCGTCGATCTCAGCGAGCTTGGCCGTGCCGAGCGCGCTGATCTCCCCCGACAGCGGCCCGGCCGTCCCGGAGAACGACGTCATCGCACGGAGCTCGGCCAACGTGAAGCCGAGCTCCTGACCACGCTTGAGGAAGCGCAACCGGTCGACGTCGGCGTCGTCGTACTCCCGGTAGCCGCTGGTGGTTCGCTGCGGACTCGCCAGGATGCCCTTGCGCTCGTAGAAGCGGACGGTCGACGTCTTCACCCCGGCTGCGCCGGCGAGGTCGGAGATCAGCATGGTGCGAGCGTACGACGCCGCCGACTCCGCAGGGCGGCCGTCACGTACCCGCTGACGGCAACGCCCTGCAGCAGGCCCCACGCGACCTCGAGCGCGAGGAACCCGACGAGGACCGGCGAGGCGCCGTGCGCCAGCGCCCAGGCGAACCACGTCGAGAACAGCAGGCGACCCACGGTGTCGGCCGCGCCGAGCAGCGGCTCGGGGCGTAGTAGCCGAACGACCGACCAGACCACGACGATGCTGCCCAGGAGGTTGGCGAACAGCAGCGTGTAGGGATCGTCGAGCACGGGCAGGTCTCCGTGCAGCCCGAGCCCCCGGTGCACGTTCACGATGGAGGTCAGGGCAGCGGTGGCCGTCCACGGCAGCGCGAAGCCGGCCGTCACGATCAGGTCGTAGAGGGCGGAGGAGCGGACGATGCGTCGGATGGCTTCAGGTGTCATGCACCCAGGCTGAAGCCTGCACCTGGGTGCAAGGTCAAGCCGGCACCTCAGGCGATCAGGCGACGGTGTCGTCGCCCGTCCCGACGTCCCCTGCGCGGTCGTCCGGGCCGAGGTCCTCGGCAGCGCGCTTGGAGGCGTCACGGATCTCGAACAGGTCCGTTGCCAGACCACCGACCGTCTTGGCGAGGTCGGAGACCGCCCCGATCACGATCTGGGTGCCCTGGCCGACCGCGTGGGTCACGGCCTCGACGCCGTCCTGGACGGCGTCCTTGCGGATCTCGGCCTTGCTGAGCTTGTCCTTCATGCGCACCAGTGTGGTTGGCCGTCCGCCGCGGGGCAACGTGTCGGTGATCTCAGGACCGCTCGGCCGCGGCACTGTCTAGGGCACGGCGGACAGCGGGGACCTCGGCGTACAGGCGCTCGACCTGCTCGCGCACGAAGTGCAGCACGCTGAGCGGGGTGGTTGCCGTCACGGTGGCGGTGCGCAGGCTGCGGTCCAGGATCGCGACCTCGCCGATCACGTCACCGCCCGCCAGGGTCGCGACGACGTCGTCTCCCCGACGGACCTCGACGGTGCCGTCCAGGACGACGTAGGCCTTGTCGGCGGGCGTGCGGTCCCAGATCAGCGACCAGCCCGCCGGAACCGTCACCAGGGTGCCGGCCGCGACGACGGCACGGAGCTCGGCGTCGGTCGCGCCGGCGAAGGTGCCGAGCGCGCGCAGCCGACGGAAGGCACCGTCCACCTCGTCCCGCCCCGAGCGCGGGGCGGGCGAGGTGGACGTCATGGAGCGGTTGCCCATCAGGCGGCCGCAGTCTCGTCGGCGGTGGAGGCCGTCGCGTCCGGGGAGGTCTTCGGCTTGCCGTTCGGCAGCGAGAGCCGGACGATCTTCTTCGCCACGCTGAACAGCTGCTTGCCGAGGGTGCCGGTGTTGTACTCGATGCCGTACTTCTCGCACATCTGCTTCACCTCGACGGCCAGCTCCGGGTAGCGGCGGGCCGGGATGTCGGGGAACAAGTGGTGCTCGATCTGGTGCGAGAGGTTGCCCGACATCAGGTGCAGCAGCTTGCCACCGGTGATGTTGGCCGAGCCGAGCAGCTGGCGGTAGTACCAGTGGCCCCGCGACTCGTTCTCGCACTCCTCCTCGGTGAACGTCGCGACGCCCGCCGGGAAGTGTCCGCAGAAGATGATGTTGAACGCCCACACGTTGCGGACCAGGTTGGCCGCCGCGTTGCCGGCGAAGGTCAGCGGGAACAGCGGACCCGTCAGCGCCGGGAACAGCAGGTAGTCCTTGAGCGCCTGGCGCTTCACCTTCGCCATGATGCCGCGGTGCAGCTGGGCGTTCTCCTCCATCTTGCGGGTGCCCTTGACGATGTTCTCGACCTCGAGGTCGTGCATCGCGACGCCCCACTCGAAGAAGATCATCAGCAGGAACGCGTAGACCGGGTTGCCCAGGTAGTACGGGTGCCACTTCTGGTCCTCGTCCATCCGCAGGATGCCGTACCCGATGTCGCGGTCCTTGCCGAGGATGTTGGTGAAGGTGTGGTGGATGTAGTTGTGGCTGTACTTCCACTGCTCGCCGGGGCAGACGTTGTCCCAGTCGTAGATCCGCGAGTTCAGCTTGGGGTCGCCCATCCAGTCGTACTGGCCGTGCATGACGTTGTGGCCGATCTCCATGTTCTCCAGGATCTTGGAGACGCTCAGAGCGGCGACGGCCAGGCGGCCAGGCCGGCGGAAGGTAGAACAGGGCACGGCCGGCGATCTCGAACTGCTGCTGGCGCTTGACGACGTTGCGGATGTAGTCCGCGTCCTCCTTGCCGAGCTGGGACAGGACCCGCTGGCGCAGGGCGTCCATCTCGTTGCCGAACTCCTCGAGCTGCTCGGGAGTGAGGTTGGGGCTCTTCGGGTCGCTGGCGCGCACGGTCGACCGCTTCTTGGCCTGCTTGGCGATCTTGGTGGGGATGTCGGTGATGGTCATGGTGATCTCCCTTGGTGTCAGTGGATCAGAGGTCTACGGAGCAGCTGCCGACCGGGGCGGACACGCAGATCCGCACCTCCTCGTCGGGCAGCGAGGACTCCTCGCCGGTCAGGACGTTGCGGACGGTGCCGTCGGTCTTGGTCTTCACGCACGAGAAGCAGATGCCCATCCGACACCCGAACTCGGGCTTGAGCCCGAGGGCCTCGGCCTGCTCCAGCAGGGTGGCGCCGGTGTTCTCAGCGGTCTCGCCGGCACGTGTGAACGACACCTCGCCCTCGGCGTTGCCGGCGGCGATGGTCGGCGGCTTGAAGAACTCCACCCGCAGGCGGGGATTCTCCTCGCCGTAGGCGTCCCGGACCAGGTCAATCAGTCCGCCCGGGCCGCAGGCCCAGGTGTCGGTGTTGCGGAAGTCGGGGACGAGCCGCCGCAGCTCGAACTCGCTGAACGTCTGGTCGCCGTACCGCAGGTGCACGTCGATGTGGTTGTCCGCCTCGGCGATCTGCGCGAGCTCATCGGCGAAGATCTGATCGGCCTCGCTGCGCGCGAAGTGCAGAAAGGTGATCTTGCGGTTGGCGCGGCCGTCGTAGCCGTCGCGCAGCAGCGTGCGGATCTGCGCCATCACCGGGGTGATGCCGGACCCGCCGGAGATCATCACCAGGTGGTTGTTGGTGGGCGTGGCAGCGCTCTCGTGCAGCGTGAAGTCGCCGTCCGCCTGGCTCAGGTGCAGCATCTGGCCGACCTTGGCCTCGCTGACCAGGAACTTCGACACCTGGCCCTCGTCGTTGGCACGGATGGTGAGCGTGATCCGCTCGCCCGGCAGCGAGGCCGCCGAGGAGATCGAGAAGCAGCGGGTGAACCGGCGGGCGGTGCCCGGGATGTCGACACCCACCTGGACGTACTGGCCGGCGCGGTGCCCGCGCCACGTGCTGGTCGGCTGCAGGGTCAAGGTGGCGACCGGCGCAGAGCCGGTGGCTTCCGGGTTCTCCCGGCGGATGTCGACGACGCGGGCTCGAACCTCGGTGGCGGCCCACATCGGGTTGAACATCTCCAGGTACCGGTCCACACCGTGCGGTGCGGTCAACGCGGCGAGGGTCTTGGACCCGAGAAGCTTGGTGGTCAGTGTCATCAGGTGGCCTCCCTTCAGTGAACGTGCGTACACTGAAACTATGACCGCCCCAGCAATCCTGGGTCAAGTGACCGATGGCGTGACGCCCAACACGGTTTACATCCGTACACCGAAACGCGGCAAAGCAGGTCTCGGTACCCTGATTCCCGTGACCGACACCTCCCCCGTGAGCCGCAGCGACCAGAAGGAGCGCACCCGGCGCGCCATCCTGGACGCCGCGCTGCGCCTGACCGAGGACACCGGGCTGGCCGGACTCTCGCTCCGGCAGGTCGCGAAGGAGGTCGGGATCGTCCCCACCGCCTTCTACCGGCACTTCGCCTCGATCGACGAGCTCGGCCTCGCGCTGGTCGAGGAGTCCTTCGTGTCCCTGCGCGCGATGATCCGGGACGTGCGACAGGGAACCCCGTCACTGGGGCAGATCGTTGATAGGTCGGTCGACGTCCTGGTCACCCACGTCCGCGCCGAGCGGGCCCACTTCGGCTTCATCGCGCGCGAGAAGTCCGGCGGCTCAGCCGTCGCACGAACCGCCATCCGTCAGCAGTTCGGCCTCTTCGAGCGCGAGCTCGCCACCGACCTCGCACGGCTCCCGATGGACCACTGGTCGAGCGAGGACCTCCGGTCGCTGGCGAACCTGATCGTCGGTTCGATGATCAGCACCTCCGAGGAGATCCTGCTCGCCGGCGACCGCGACCTGCCTGCGCTGCGCGCTCGCGCACGCAGCCAGCTGCTGATGGTGATCGTCGGGGCGCTGAACTGGAAGTCCAGCGCCCCGCGCTGATTACACCGTCGCGGACTCGGCCTCGCCGAGCAGGTCGTCGTCCGAGGCTCCCGCGACCGGAGCACTGGGGTTCTCCTGCTCGGGCAGCCGCCCGGGCAGGACGAACGCGATCGCCACGACGACGATCGCGAACGCCGCGCCGACCATGAAGGCGCGCTCCATACCGCCCGTGAAAGCGCTCTCGAAGCTGTCGCCCGCTGCCGACAGGTCCTTGGCCCGCGCGGACAGCACCGCGACCGACACCGCCGCGCCGGCCGCGCCGGCGACCTGCTGGAGGGCTCCGAGCAGGGAGCTGCCGTGCGAGTAGTACTTCTGCGGGAGAGCACCCAGGCCGAGGGTGAACACCGGCGTGAAGACCATCGCCAGCCCGATCATCATCACGATGTGCATCGCGAGGATCACGGCGTACGGCGTCTCGAGGTCCACCTGGGTGAACAGCGCGACGGAGACGAAGATCGCGATGGATCCCGGGATGACGAGCGGCCGGCCGCCGACCTTGTCGAAGACCTTCCCGACCCGAGGACCGAGCAGACCCATCGCCAGACCACCCGGCATCAGCAGGAAGCCGGTCTGGAGCTCGCTGAGGTGACGGGCCTTCTGCAGGTACTGCGGCAGCAGGAACAGCACGCTCAGGAACACCATGAACGCGACGGCCATCAGCACGAGCGACATGGTGAAGGTGCGGTAGTTGAACGCGCGCAGGTCGAGCAGAGGCCGGTCGACGCGCTGCAAGATGAGCTGACGCAGGACGAACAGGGCCAGCACTGCGACGCCGATCGCGATCAGGATGCCCGGGGCGATCGGCGCCTTGTCGTCCCCGATCAGGCTGAGCCCGTAGACCAGGCCGCCGAACCCGAGGGCGGACGCGATCACGCTGATGACGTCGATCGACCCAGCCGTCGGCTCACCGACATTGGTGAGCTTGCGGAGACCGGCCAGACCG
The DNA window shown above is from Marmoricola sp. OAE513 and carries:
- a CDS encoding acetoacetate decarboxylase family protein, with protein sequence MTVQWISAPNTTDDVSYPAAPWNMTGQLWLSLFKVRAGDHPDREPGVYGVALVKYEDPSPLTYGELLVARPVNKAVNITDIWVDSVPSMHGGRDLWAIPKDLCDFSVTSTTNGPITRTLWTTELDGVPIATASFTDISRAVPRLPFKGSTWQQRESGEEVTAALVGSSKAAPCRARWDFNPDGALGWLAGKRTIASFRQADFTMSFG
- a CDS encoding heavy metal-responsive transcriptional regulator, whose product is MLISDLAGAAGVKTSTVRFYERKGILASPQRTTSGYREYDDADVDRLRFLKRGQELGFTLAELRAMTSFSGTAGPLSGEISALGTAKLAEIDERIADLARVRGALAGLLEAQCIEPDVPCPIIQALAQPRSSLSV
- a CDS encoding cyclic nucleotide-binding domain-containing protein; translated protein: MGNRSMTSTSPAPRSGRDEVDGAFRRLRALGTFAGATDAELRAVVAAGTLVTVPAGWSLIWDRTPADKAYVVLDGTVEVRRGDDVVATLAGGDVIGEVAILDRSLRTATVTATTPLSVLHFVREQVERLYAEVPAVRRALDSAAAERS
- a CDS encoding acyl-CoA desaturase, with amino-acid sequence MPCSTFRRPGRLAVAALSVSKILENMEIGHNVMHGQYDWMGDPKLNSRIYDWDNVCPGEQWKYSHNYIHHTFTNILGKDRDIGYGILRMDEDQKWHPYYLGNPVYAFLLMIFFEWGVAMHDLEVENIVKGTRKMEENAQLHRGIMAKVKRQALKDYLLFPALTGPLFPLTFAGNAAANLVRNVWAFNIIFCGHFPAGVATFTEEECENESRGHWYYRQLLGSANITGGKLLHLMSGNLSHQIEHHLFPDIPARRYPELAVEVKQMCEKYGIEYNTGTLGKQLFSVAKKIVRLSLPNGKPKTSPDATASTADETAAA
- a CDS encoding ferredoxin reductase, with translation MTLTTKLLGSKTLAALTAPHGVDRYLEMFNPMWAATEVRARVVDIRRENPEATGSAPVATLTLQPTSTWRGHRAGQYVQVGVDIPGTARRFTRCFSISSAASLPGERITLTIRANDEGQVSKFLVSEAKVGQMLHLSQADGDFTLHESAATPTNNHLVMISGGSGITPVMAQIRTLLRDGYDGRANRKITFLHFARSEADQIFADELAQIAEADNHIDVHLRYGDQTFSEFELRRLVPDFRNTDTWACGPGGLIDLVRDAYGEENPRLRVEFFKPPTIAAGNAEGEVSFTRAGETAENTGATLLEQAEALGLKPEFGCRMGICFSCVKTKTDGTVRNVLTGEESSLPDEEVRICVSAPVGSCSVDL
- a CDS encoding TetR family transcriptional regulator; this encodes MTDTSPVSRSDQKERTRRAILDAALRLTEDTGLAGLSLRQVAKEVGIVPTAFYRHFASIDELGLALVEESFVSLRAMIRDVRQGTPSLGQIVDRSVDVLVTHVRAERAHFGFIAREKSGGSAVARTAIRQQFGLFERELATDLARLPMDHWSSEDLRSLANLIVGSMISTSEEILLAGDRDLPALRARARSQLLMVIVGALNWKSSAPR
- a CDS encoding DHA2 family efflux MFS transporter permease subunit, producing MQPTPTSAAAGGERTSPKDMAVLRWLVAATFIVILNETIMINAVPDLTRHFGVSDRAAAWLTTAFMLTMAVVIPITGWFLQRVTTRQAFGLAMAVFCTGTLLAAVTPQSMFWVLIVARVIQAAGTAVMMPLLMTTLMNVVPESDRGRVMGNVTLAMSVAPAMGPAVSGLILNALSWRWMFLLVLPVAALIGLAGLRKLTNVGEPTAGSIDVISVIASALGFGGLVYGLSLIGDDKAPIAPGILIAIGVAVLALFVLRQLILQRVDRPLLDLRAFNYRTFTMSLVLMAVAFMVFLSVLFLLPQYLQKARHLSELQTGFLLMPGGLAMGLLGPRVGKVFDKVGGRPLVIPGSIAIFVSVALFTQVDLETPYAVILAMHIVMMIGLAMVFTPVFTLGLGALPQKYYSHGSSLLGALQQVAGAAGAAVSVAVLSARAKDLSAAGDSFESAFTGGMERAFMVGAAFAIVVVAIAFVLPGRLPEQENPSAPVAGASDDDLLGEAESATV